In one Zobellia galactanivorans genomic region, the following are encoded:
- the rpoC gene encoding DNA-directed RNA polymerase subunit beta': MARIKDNNPIKRFDKISIGLASPEAILAESRGEVLKPETINYRTHKPERDGLFCERIFGPVKDYECACGKYKRIRYRGIVCDRCGVEVTEKKVRRDRVGHINLVVPVAHIWYFRSLPNKIGYLLGLPSKKLDMIIYYERYVVIQPGIAKGPEGEEINKMDFLTEEEYLTILESIPVENQYLEDTDPNKFIAKMGAECLIDLLARIDLKDLSYQLRHKANTETSKQRKTEALKRLQVVEALRESQENRENRPEWMIMKVIPVIPPELRPLVPLDGGRFATSDLNDLYRRVIIRNNRLKRLVEIKAPEVILRNEKRMLQEAVDSLFDNTRKASAVKTESNRPLKSLSDSLKGKQGRFRQNLLGKRVDYSARSVIVVGPEMKLFECGLPKDMAAELYKPFVIRKLIERGIVKTVKSAKKIIDKKEPVVWDILENVLKGHPVLLNRAPTLHRLGIQAFQPKLIEGKAIRLHPLVCTAFNADFDGDQMAVHLPLGPEAILEAQLLMLASHNILNPANGSPITVPSQDMVLGLYYMTKERKSTPEVPIAGEGLTFYSAEEVEIAFNEGKVNLNAGIKVRAKDFNEEGELVYKIIPTTVGRVLFNMEVPEQAGYINDVLNKKSLRDIIGGILAVTDVPTTADFLDKIKTMGYEFAFKGGLSFSLGDIIIPQEKHEMIADANGQVDGIMANYNMGLITNNERYNQVIDVWTSTNAMLTELAMKRIREDQQGFNSVYMMLDSGARGSKEQIRQLTGMRGLMAKPKKSTAGGGEIIENPILSNFKEGLSILEYFISTHGARKGLADTALKTADAGYLTRRLVDVSQDVIINIEDCETLRGIEVEALKKNEEVVESLGERVLGRVSLHDVYNPLTEELILKAGQHILEADVKRIEESPIEKIEVRSALTCEAPKGICAKCYGRNLSTNKMVQRGEAVGVVAAQSIGEPGTQLTLRTFHVGGIAGNISEDNKLTAKFNGIAEIEDLRTVTGEDGEGKSAEIVISRTSEIKIVDKKTGITLSTNNIPYGSQLFIKNGASVSKDDVICSWDPYNGVIVSEFPGKIAYENIEQGITYQVEIDEQTGFQEKVISESRNKKLIPTLLIQNNKGETLRSYNLPVGSHIMVDDGDKIKEGKILVKIPRKSAKAGDITGGLPRVTELFEARNPSNPAVVSEIDGVVSFGKIKRGNREIIIESKLGEVKKYLVKLSNQILVQENDYVRAGMPLSDGSITPEDILAIKGPSAVQQYLVNEVQEVYRLQGVKINDKHFEVVVRQMMRKVRIQDPGDTIFLENQLVHKDDFIKENDEIFGKKVVVEPGDSVNLKAGQIITARELRDENSVLKRSDKNLVTAKDAIAATATPILQGITRASLQTKSFISAASFQETTKVLNEAAVSGKVDTLEGLKENVIVGHKIPAGTGMRDYENIIVGSKEEYDEIMARKEALKF, from the coding sequence ATGGCTAGAATAAAAGATAATAATCCAATAAAAAGGTTTGATAAAATTTCCATAGGATTGGCCTCACCGGAAGCAATTCTGGCGGAGTCGAGAGGAGAGGTTCTCAAGCCTGAAACTATCAACTACAGAACGCATAAGCCTGAGCGTGACGGTCTTTTCTGTGAGCGTATTTTCGGTCCTGTAAAGGATTACGAATGTGCCTGTGGAAAGTATAAGAGAATCCGCTACCGTGGTATCGTTTGTGACCGTTGTGGTGTTGAAGTTACCGAGAAGAAAGTACGTAGGGATAGGGTAGGGCATATCAATTTGGTAGTGCCCGTGGCCCACATCTGGTACTTCCGCTCTTTGCCTAATAAAATAGGTTACCTTTTGGGATTGCCATCGAAGAAGTTGGATATGATCATTTACTACGAACGTTACGTAGTAATTCAACCAGGTATCGCAAAAGGCCCTGAAGGTGAAGAAATCAATAAAATGGATTTCTTGACCGAAGAGGAGTACTTAACGATTTTGGAGTCTATTCCTGTAGAGAATCAATATTTAGAAGATACCGACCCTAACAAGTTTATCGCTAAAATGGGTGCGGAATGTCTTATTGATCTTTTGGCCCGTATCGACTTAAAAGATTTGTCGTACCAATTACGTCACAAAGCCAATACAGAGACTTCCAAACAAAGAAAGACCGAGGCCCTAAAAAGACTTCAAGTTGTTGAAGCGCTTCGTGAATCTCAAGAAAATAGGGAAAACAGACCAGAGTGGATGATTATGAAGGTGATTCCGGTGATCCCACCAGAATTACGTCCATTGGTGCCGCTAGATGGTGGTCGTTTCGCTACATCGGATTTGAACGATCTTTACAGAAGGGTGATTATTCGTAACAACCGTTTGAAAAGATTGGTAGAGATCAAGGCTCCTGAAGTGATTCTTAGAAATGAGAAACGTATGCTTCAAGAAGCGGTAGATTCTCTTTTCGATAACACAAGAAAAGCGTCTGCGGTGAAAACCGAATCAAACAGACCCTTGAAGTCACTTTCCGACTCATTGAAAGGTAAGCAAGGTCGTTTCCGTCAAAACCTATTGGGTAAACGTGTTGATTATTCCGCACGTTCGGTAATCGTCGTTGGACCTGAAATGAAATTGTTCGAATGTGGTCTTCCAAAAGATATGGCCGCTGAGCTTTACAAACCTTTTGTAATCAGAAAACTGATAGAAAGAGGTATCGTTAAAACAGTGAAGTCGGCCAAGAAGATTATAGATAAAAAAGAGCCGGTAGTTTGGGATATCCTAGAGAATGTATTGAAAGGACATCCGGTACTGTTGAACCGTGCCCCTACATTGCACCGTTTGGGTATCCAGGCCTTCCAGCCAAAACTTATTGAAGGTAAGGCGATTCGTCTTCACCCATTGGTATGTACGGCGTTTAACGCGGATTTTGATGGTGACCAGATGGCGGTTCACCTTCCATTGGGCCCTGAGGCTATCCTTGAAGCCCAATTATTGATGTTGGCTTCGCATAACATCTTGAACCCGGCAAATGGTTCGCCTATTACCGTGCCTTCCCAGGATATGGTATTGGGTCTGTACTATATGACCAAAGAGAGAAAATCTACACCTGAAGTTCCGATTGCGGGAGAAGGTCTTACTTTCTATTCTGCGGAAGAAGTTGAAATTGCTTTCAATGAAGGCAAGGTAAACTTGAACGCAGGTATCAAGGTTAGGGCAAAAGATTTTAATGAAGAAGGAGAATTGGTGTACAAGATCATACCGACTACAGTGGGTAGGGTGTTGTTCAACATGGAAGTTCCGGAACAGGCGGGTTATATCAACGACGTACTGAACAAGAAATCCCTAAGGGATATTATTGGCGGGATTTTGGCCGTGACCGATGTACCGACTACAGCAGATTTCTTGGATAAGATCAAGACTATGGGATATGAGTTCGCTTTTAAAGGTGGACTATCATTTAGTTTGGGTGATATTATTATCCCTCAAGAGAAACATGAAATGATTGCTGACGCAAATGGTCAGGTAGATGGCATTATGGCCAACTATAACATGGGTCTTATTACCAATAATGAACGTTACAACCAGGTAATTGATGTTTGGACATCGACCAACGCCATGTTGACCGAGCTTGCTATGAAGCGTATTCGCGAAGATCAGCAAGGGTTCAACTCTGTGTATATGATGCTTGATTCCGGTGCAAGGGGTTCTAAGGAACAGATTCGCCAGTTGACAGGTATGCGTGGTTTGATGGCCAAGCCTAAGAAATCTACCGCAGGTGGTGGTGAAATTATTGAAAACCCGATTTTATCGAACTTTAAGGAGGGACTTTCAATTCTTGAATACTTTATCTCAACTCACGGTGCCCGTAAGGGTCTTGCGGATACGGCCCTTAAAACGGCGGATGCAGGTTACTTGACCCGTCGTTTGGTGGATGTTTCGCAAGATGTTATTATTAACATCGAGGATTGTGAAACCCTAAGAGGTATTGAAGTCGAGGCCTTGAAGAAAAACGAAGAAGTTGTAGAATCTCTAGGGGAACGCGTTCTTGGTAGGGTTTCCTTACACGATGTATACAATCCGTTAACGGAAGAACTTATCTTGAAAGCAGGTCAGCATATTTTAGAGGCTGATGTGAAGAGAATAGAAGAGTCGCCTATTGAAAAAATAGAAGTACGTTCGGCATTGACTTGTGAAGCGCCTAAGGGTATTTGTGCCAAATGTTACGGTAGAAACCTTTCTACCAACAAAATGGTACAACGCGGTGAGGCCGTTGGTGTTGTTGCGGCACAATCGATCGGTGAACCTGGTACACAGCTTACTTTGCGTACTTTCCACGTGGGGGGTATTGCAGGTAACATTTCCGAGGATAACAAGTTGACGGCTAAATTTAATGGTATAGCCGAAATAGAAGATTTAAGAACGGTTACTGGAGAAGACGGTGAAGGCAAATCTGCCGAAATTGTAATCTCAAGGACTTCTGAGATCAAAATCGTTGACAAGAAAACGGGTATAACCTTAAGTACGAACAACATTCCTTACGGATCGCAATTGTTCATCAAGAACGGTGCCTCTGTATCTAAAGACGATGTTATTTGTTCTTGGGATCCTTATAACGGTGTTATTGTTTCCGAGTTCCCAGGTAAGATTGCTTACGAGAATATCGAGCAAGGTATTACCTACCAAGTTGAAATTGATGAACAGACCGGTTTCCAAGAAAAGGTGATTTCCGAATCTAGAAACAAAAAGTTGATTCCAACACTTTTGATTCAAAACAATAAGGGTGAAACCTTGCGTTCTTATAACCTTCCTGTTGGTTCTCACATCATGGTAGATGATGGAGATAAGATTAAAGAAGGTAAGATCCTTGTGAAAATACCACGTAAATCTGCTAAGGCGGGTGATATTACGGGTGGTCTTCCAAGGGTAACGGAACTGTTTGAAGCACGTAACCCATCTAACCCGGCCGTAGTGTCTGAGATAGACGGTGTTGTTTCCTTCGGTAAGATCAAAAGAGGTAACCGTGAAATTATCATAGAATCTAAATTGGGCGAGGTCAAGAAATATTTGGTCAAACTTTCAAACCAGATTCTGGTTCAAGAGAACGATTACGTTCGTGCAGGTATGCCCCTATCGGATGGTTCGATTACACCAGAGGATATTCTTGCGATCAAAGGGCCATCTGCCGTTCAGCAGTACTTGGTAAACGAAGTACAGGAAGTATATCGTTTACAGGGTGTGAAGATTAACGATAAGCACTTCGAGGTTGTTGTAAGACAGATGATGCGTAAGGTACGTATTCAAGATCCGGGTGATACTATATTCTTAGAGAACCAATTGGTTCACAAAGATGACTTCATCAAGGAAAATGATGAGATTTTCGGTAAGAAGGTGGTTGTTGAGCCAGGTGATTCTGTAAACCTTAAGGCAGGTCAAATTATTACGGCCCGTGAACTAAGGGATGAGAATTCGGTTTTGAAACGTTCCGATAAGAACTTGGTTACGGCCAAAGACGCGATTGCGGCTACGGCTACTCCAATATTGCAAGGTATTACAAGGGCTTCGTTACAGACGAAATCGTTTATATCTGCAGCATCTTTCCAAGAAACGACCAAAGTATTGAACGAAGCTGCCGTAAGCGGTAAGGTAGATACATTGGAAGGCTTGAAAGAAAACGTTATTGTAGGTCATAAGATACCTGCAGGTACGGGTATGCGCGACTATGAGAACATCATTGTTGGCTCTAAGGAAGAGTACGATGAAATCATGGCCCGCAAGGAAGCCTTGAAATTTTAA
- a CDS encoding peptide chain release factor 3, translating to MSFKEQIQRRRTFGIISHPDAGKTTLTEKLLLFGGAIQEAGAVKNNKIKKTATSDFMEIERQRGISVATSVLAFIYKDKKINILDTPGHKDFAEDTFRTLTAVDSVIVVVDVAKGVEEQTEKLVQVCRMRNIPMIVFINKLDREGKDAFDLLDDLEQKLGLSVTPLSFPIGMGYDFKGIYNIYEKNINLFSGDSKKNIEETIAFDSLESTELENIIGNKAAEELRDNLDLVNGVYPPFDKESYLKGQQQPVFFGSALNNFGVRELLDCFIEIAPSPRAKKAEERLVEANEKEMSGFVFKIHANMDPKHRDRLAFIKIVSGTFERNKPYLHVRNGKKMKFSSPNAFFAEKKEIVDISYPGDIVGLHDTGNFKIGDTLTEGEALHYKGIPSFSPEHFRYINNADPMKSKQLYKGIDQLMDEGVAQLFTLELNGRRVIGTVGALQFEVIQYRLEHEYGAKCTYENFPVYKACWVQAEDPKNDEFKEFKRVKQKFLAKDKRGQLVFLADSQFSLQMTQQKYPSVKLHFVSEFD from the coding sequence ATGAGTTTTAAAGAACAAATCCAACGACGTAGAACTTTCGGAATCATATCCCACCCCGATGCCGGTAAGACCACATTAACCGAAAAACTACTGTTGTTCGGAGGGGCCATTCAAGAGGCAGGTGCCGTTAAAAACAATAAAATAAAGAAAACGGCCACCAGTGACTTTATGGAAATAGAACGCCAAAGAGGTATTTCCGTTGCTACATCCGTACTCGCCTTTATATATAAGGACAAAAAAATAAACATACTTGATACGCCCGGGCACAAAGATTTTGCCGAAGATACATTTAGAACCCTGACCGCCGTAGATAGCGTCATCGTTGTAGTCGATGTTGCCAAAGGCGTTGAGGAACAAACCGAAAAACTGGTACAGGTATGCCGTATGCGCAACATACCGATGATCGTATTCATCAACAAATTGGACAGGGAAGGTAAAGACGCTTTCGACCTGCTCGACGATCTGGAACAAAAGCTTGGCCTATCGGTGACCCCTTTGAGTTTTCCGATCGGTATGGGTTATGATTTTAAAGGTATTTACAATATTTACGAGAAGAACATCAACCTCTTTAGTGGAGACAGCAAAAAAAATATTGAAGAAACCATTGCCTTTGATTCTTTGGAAAGTACCGAACTAGAAAACATTATCGGCAACAAGGCCGCCGAGGAATTGCGCGATAACCTCGATTTGGTCAATGGTGTTTACCCCCCTTTCGATAAAGAAAGTTATCTAAAAGGTCAGCAACAACCGGTTTTCTTTGGTTCTGCTTTGAACAATTTCGGAGTTCGCGAGTTATTGGATTGTTTCATTGAAATCGCCCCTTCCCCACGCGCCAAAAAAGCGGAAGAAAGACTGGTTGAGGCCAATGAAAAGGAAATGTCGGGTTTTGTATTCAAGATACACGCCAACATGGACCCCAAGCACAGGGACCGTTTGGCCTTTATAAAAATCGTATCGGGCACTTTTGAGCGAAACAAACCCTATCTACATGTGAGAAACGGGAAAAAAATGAAATTTTCGAGCCCAAATGCCTTTTTTGCCGAGAAAAAAGAGATTGTCGACATATCCTATCCCGGCGACATCGTGGGTCTACACGATACGGGCAACTTTAAGATCGGCGACACCCTAACCGAAGGGGAAGCCCTTCACTACAAGGGTATTCCTAGTTTTTCCCCTGAGCACTTTAGGTATATCAACAATGCCGACCCCATGAAATCAAAACAGCTTTACAAGGGTATCGACCAGCTGATGGATGAAGGTGTGGCGCAATTGTTTACCCTAGAACTAAACGGAAGACGCGTTATCGGTACCGTTGGCGCCCTACAGTTCGAAGTAATCCAATACCGCCTCGAACACGAGTATGGGGCGAAGTGCACTTATGAAAACTTCCCCGTTTACAAAGCCTGTTGGGTACAGGCCGAGGACCCAAAAAACGATGAGTTCAAGGAATTCAAAAGGGTAAAACAGAAATTTTTGGCGAAAGACAAGCGCGGTCAATTGGTATTCTTGGCCGATTCTCAATTCTCATTGCAGATGACGCAACAGAAATACCCAAGCGTTAAATTGCATTTTGTCTCCGAATTCGATTAA
- a CDS encoding gliding motility-associated C-terminal domain-containing protein, which translates to MENFTLLNFKNGAFKAVTYTFALAILGVGSSFANNGPVEGANGKEAQKIKSTLVLENSLTGCAEEDPEEIRAGDFGFANGVTDGSLSATNVDLSAKWGLPAGSVLVSVTGASTKNSGGLFEVHQGLPVTFSFSGTVPVKLIAEHSARVDANHRDGIVALDNAMYVQTTALPAGITSDNETNDYFVENTTVSPITGPERFVWESQGLANEIQFYTTSHFPINGIRITAIPVVCPDTDGDGVPDSTDLDDDNDGILDTEEDPNTDGDDDPLTNPLDTDGDGIPNHLDIDSDDDGIPDNVEAQTTDGYIAPNDDDAATYEANDGLNSAYPDGLTPVNTDGEDTQDYIDLDSDNDSVPDNNEGNDFDFDGIPDQNYTGNDADGDGLDDGYEGSDINDGFDVNDEIDDPANDLPDTDGTEDVNYRDLDDDGDGIDTPDEDVDQDGDPTNDDTDNDDTPNYLDPTDDTPTDTDGDGVPDSTDLDDDNDGILDTEEDPNTDGDDDPLTNPLDTDGDGIPNHLDIDSDDDGIPDNVEAQTTDGYIAPNDDDAATYEANDGLNSAYPGGLTPVNTDGADTEDYIDLDSDNDSVPDNNEGNDFNFDGIPDQNYTGNDADGDGLDDGYEGSDINDGFDVNDEIDDPANDLPDTDGTEDVNYRDLDDDGDGIDTPDEDVDQDGDPTNDDTDNDDTPNYLDPTDDTLTDTDGDGVPDSTDLDDDNDGILDTEEDPNTDGDDDPLTNPLDTDGDGIPNHLDIDSDDDGIPDNVEAQTTDGYIAPNDDDAATYEANDGLNSAYPGGLTPVNTDGADTEDYIDLDSDNDSVPDNNEGNDFNFDGIPDQTYTGNDADGDGLDDGYEGSDINDGFDVNDEIDDPANDLPDTDGTEDVNYRDLDDDGDGIDTPDEDVDQDGDPTNDDSNGNGTPNYLDPTDNNPNPDDTDTDGDGVPDRVDLDDDNDGILDTVEDPNTDGDNDPLTNPLDTDGDGIPNHLDIDSDDDGIPDNVEAQTTDGYIAPNNDDAATYEANNGLNSAYPDGLIPVNTDGADTEDYIDLDSDNDLVFDNNEGNDFNFDGIPDQSYTGIDTDGDGLDDGYEGSDVNDGFDVNDEIDDPANDLPDTDGTEDVNYRDIDDDGDGIDTPDEDGNGNGNPTDDDLDGDGIPSYLDPEEDTDIVVMQMVTPNGDGKNEFLWIENVDKALNNSLKIFNRWGVAVYEGEDYNNQNNVFDGRSKGRSTISGADYLPAGVYFYIFKYSTVNKQNITDSGYIYISK; encoded by the coding sequence ATGGAAAACTTTACCCTATTAAATTTTAAGAACGGTGCTTTTAAGGCCGTTACCTATACCTTCGCCCTTGCTATTTTGGGTGTGGGGTCTTCTTTTGCCAACAATGGCCCCGTAGAGGGAGCCAATGGCAAAGAAGCTCAAAAAATAAAGTCCACTCTCGTGTTGGAAAACAGTCTTACAGGGTGTGCCGAAGAAGATCCTGAAGAAATCAGGGCAGGTGATTTTGGTTTTGCCAATGGCGTAACCGATGGTAGCCTATCTGCCACGAACGTTGATTTAAGTGCTAAGTGGGGGCTTCCCGCTGGTAGTGTTTTGGTAAGCGTAACCGGGGCAAGCACTAAAAATTCAGGCGGACTCTTCGAGGTGCACCAAGGCCTTCCGGTTACCTTTTCCTTTTCGGGTACCGTACCTGTAAAACTGATAGCGGAGCATTCGGCTAGAGTCGATGCAAACCATAGGGATGGTATTGTTGCTCTTGATAACGCTATGTATGTACAGACAACGGCGCTTCCCGCAGGAATCACCTCTGATAACGAGACCAATGATTATTTTGTGGAAAATACAACAGTTTCGCCTATTACCGGCCCTGAACGTTTTGTTTGGGAATCCCAAGGTTTGGCTAACGAAATCCAATTCTATACGACTTCCCATTTTCCGATAAACGGAATCCGTATAACTGCAATTCCGGTTGTATGTCCTGATACCGATGGTGACGGTGTACCTGATTCCACCGATTTGGATGATGATAACGATGGTATTTTAGATACCGAGGAAGACCCTAATACCGATGGGGATGACGATCCTTTGACGAATCCTTTGGATACGGATGGAGACGGCATACCTAACCATTTGGATATCGACTCTGACGATGATGGTATTCCTGATAACGTAGAGGCCCAGACCACTGATGGTTATATCGCGCCCAACGATGACGATGCGGCAACTTATGAGGCCAACGACGGATTGAACTCGGCCTATCCTGACGGGTTAACACCTGTGAACACCGATGGTGAGGATACACAAGATTACATAGACCTTGACAGTGATAACGATAGTGTTCCCGACAACAACGAGGGTAACGATTTCGATTTCGATGGTATCCCTGATCAAAACTATACCGGAAACGATGCCGATGGCGATGGATTGGATGATGGTTACGAAGGAAGCGATATCAACGATGGCTTTGATGTGAATGATGAAATCGATGATCCTGCAAACGATCTTCCCGATACCGATGGTACCGAAGATGTAAACTATCGTGATTTGGACGATGACGGTGACGGCATCGATACTCCCGATGAAGATGTGGACCAAGACGGAGACCCGACCAATGACGATACCGATAATGACGATACGCCAAATTACTTGGATCCTACCGATGACACCCCCACGGATACCGATGGTGACGGTGTACCTGATTCTACCGATTTGGATGATGATAACGATGGTATTTTAGATACCGAGGAAGACCCTAATACCGATGGGGATGACGATCCTTTGACGAATCCTTTGGATACGGATGGAGACGGCATACCTAACCATTTGGATATCGACTCTGACGATGATGGTATTCCTGATAACGTAGAGGCCCAGACCACTGATGGTTACATTGCACCGAACGATGACGATGCGGCAACTTATGAGGCCAACGACGGATTGAACTCGGCCTATCCTGGCGGGTTAACACCTGTGAACACCGATGGGGCTGATACAGAAGATTACATAGACCTTGACAGTGATAACGATAGTGTTCCCGACAACAACGAGGGTAACGATTTCAATTTCGATGGTATCCCTGATCAAAACTATACCGGAAACGATGCCGATGGCGATGGATTGGATGATGGTTACGAAGGAAGCGATATCAACGATGGCTTTGATGTGAATGATGAAATCGATGATCCTGCAAATGATCTTCCCGATACCGATGGTACCGAAGATGTAAACTATCGTGATTTGGACGATGACGGTGACGGCATCGATACTCCCGATGAAGATGTGGACCAAGACGGAGACCCGACCAATGACGATACCGATAATGACGATACGCCAAATTACTTGGATCCTACCGATGACACCCTCACGGATACCGATGGTGACGGTGTACCTGATTCTACCGATTTGGATGATGATAACGATGGTATTTTAGATACCGAGGAAGACCCTAATACCGATGGGGATGACGATCCTTTGACGAATCCTTTGGATACGGATGGAGACGGCATACCTAACCATTTGGATATCGACTCTGACGATGATGGTATTCCTGATAACGTAGAGGCCCAGACCACTGATGGTTACATTGCACCGAACGATGACGATGCGGCAACTTATGAGGCCAACGACGGATTGAACTCGGCCTATCCTGGCGGGTTAACACCTGTGAACACCGATGGGGCTGATACAGAAGATTACATAGACCTTGACAGTGATAACGATAGTGTTCCCGACAACAACGAGGGTAACGATTTCAATTTCGATGGTATCCCTGATCAAACCTATACCGGAAACGATGCCGATGGCGATGGATTGGATGATGGTTACGAAGGAAGCGATATCAACGATGGCTTTGATGTGAATGATGAAATCGACGATCCTGCAAACGATCTTCCCGATACCGATGGTACCGAAGATGTAAACTATCGTGATTTGGACGATGACGGTGACGGCATCGATACTCCCGATGAAGATGTGGACCAAGACGGAGACCCGACCAATGACGATAGTAACGGAAACGGTACGCCAAATTACTTGGATCCTACCGATAACAATCCGAATCCTGACGATACCGATACCGATGGTGACGGAGTGCCGGATAGGGTAGACTTAGATGACGATAATGACGGTATATTGGATACTGTAGAAGATCCTAATACCGATGGTGATAACGATCCTTTGACCAATCCTTTGGATACGGATGGTGACGGCATACCTAACCATTTGGATATCGACTCTGACGATGATGGTATTCCTGATAACGTAGAGGCCCAGACCACTGATGGTTACATTGCACCGAACAATGACGATGCGGCAACCTACGAAGCCAATAATGGATTGAACTCGGCCTATCCTGATGGATTGATACCGGTAAATACCGATGGGGCGGATACGGAAGATTATATTGACCTTGATAGTGATAATGATTTGGTGTTCGATAATAATGAAGGGAACGATTTCAATTTTGATGGTATCCCTGACCAATCGTACACAGGTATTGACACGGATGGAGATGGACTTGATGATGGTTACGAAGGAAGCGATGTCAACGATGGCTTTGATGTCAATGATGAAATCGACGATCCGGCAAACGATCTTCCCGATACCGATGGTACCGAAGACGTGAATTACCGTGATATTGATGATGATGGTGACGGTATCGATACTCCTGACGAAGATGGAAATGGAAACGGTAATCCAACCGACGATGATCTCGATGGTGATGGAATCCCTTCATATCTTGATCCAGAGGAGGATACCGATATTGTAGTGATGCAAATGGTAACACCTAACGGAGATGGTAAAAATGAATTCTTGTGGATTGAAAATGTCGATAAGGCATTGAACAATAGCCTTAAGATATTCAACCGATGGGGAGTGGCAGTTTACGAAGGGGAAGATTACAATAACCAGAACAATGTTTTTGATGGTAGGTCAAAAGGAAGATCCACTATAAGTGGTGCAGACTATCTACCTGCCGGTGTATATTTCTATATCTTTAAGTACTCCACTGTAAACAAGCAGAATATAACTGATAGTGGTTATATTTATATCAGTAAATAA
- a CDS encoding DUF3467 domain-containing protein: MSEKEQKQNQINIELDEKTAEGIYSNLAIINHSVSEFVVDFISMMPGAPKAKVKSRIVLTPQHAKKFLKALNDNVKRFESAHGTIKDYEQPPIPMNFGPTGEA; encoded by the coding sequence ATGAGCGAAAAAGAACAAAAGCAGAACCAGATCAATATTGAACTTGATGAGAAAACGGCCGAAGGTATTTATTCCAATTTGGCTATTATCAATCATTCGGTTTCTGAATTCGTAGTAGATTTCATTAGTATGATGCCTGGTGCGCCAAAGGCCAAGGTGAAAAGCCGTATTGTGCTTACGCCCCAACATGCCAAGAAGTTCTTGAAGGCATTAAATGACAACGTGAAGCGTTTTGAGAGCGCCCATGGAACGATTAAAGATTATGAGCAACCTCCTATTCCGATGAATTTCGGTCCCACAGGGGAAGCTTAA